A window of Lagenorhynchus albirostris chromosome 11, mLagAlb1.1, whole genome shotgun sequence contains these coding sequences:
- the NCKAP5L gene encoding nck-associated protein 5-like isoform X4 — MSVPAWVRRQRQGLMSEAMDQPAGSPGNPKPGEGGEGSMEPGTCQELLHRLRELEAENSALAQANENQRETYERCLDEVANHVVQALLNQKDLREECIKLKKRVFDLERQNQMLSALFQQKLQLTAGSLPQIPLVPLQLPSEPPASPSLSSAEGPATSLPLGRCAGQREVCWEQQLRPGGPGPPAAPSPALEALSPFLRKKAQILEVLRALEETDPLLLCSPATPWPPPGEGSGSPEPINGELCGPPQPEPSPWAPYLLLGPGSLGGLLHWERLLGGPGEEESAGRPWGPGRGSPQAQGTGSGPPCAPGSSSSSSSDEAGDPNEAPSPDTLLGALARKQLNLGQLLEDTESYLQAFLAGAACPLGGEQPGPRQPSSPDQGPPQLSKSKGLPKSAWGGGTPEAHRPGFGATSEGQGPLPFLSVFMGAGDAPLGSRSGHPHSSSQVKSKLQIGSPSPGEAQGPLLPSPARGLKFLKLPPASEKVPSPGGPQLSPQLPRNSRIPCRNSGSDGSPSPLPARRGLGGGELSPEGVQGLPTSPSPCPTTPDSAQLRPPQPALSTTLSPVPVVSPCYENILDLSRSTFRGPSPEPPPSPLQVPTYPQLTLEVPRAPEVLRSPGVPSSPCHPESCSYESAQEKSLDKAGSESPHPGRRTPGSSSKKTGQGPGRRPGDPGYTPLRDRLAALGKLKTGPEGPQGPEKNGVPARPGTEKARGGGKSGESTGDTAPSASRPPEQPEAKGALRGAVALGTSSLKQQESGLLGDPGSRVYSSHSMGARVDLEPVSPRSCLTKVELAKSRLAGALCPQVPRTPAKVPTSTPSLGKPNKSPHGSPTKLPSKSPTKVVPRPVAPPATKEPPKPDKGKGPPWADSSSTTAQPAPPAPGPADPGPGPEGRAPHSAIEEKVMKGIEENMLRLQGQERAPGTEAKHRNASSIASWFGLKKSKLPALNRRTEAAKGKEGAGGGSPLRKEVKMEARKLEAESLNISKLMAKAEDLRRALEEEKAYLSSRARPRPGGLAPGPGAGLGQVQGQLAGMYQGADTFMQQLLNRVDGKELPPKSWREPKPEYGDFQPVSSDPKNPWPACGPRNGLVGPLQGCGKPPGKPSSEPGRREEMPSEDSLAEPVPTSHFTACGSLTRTLDSGIGTFPPPDHGSSGTPSKNLPKTKPPRLEPPAGVPPARPPPLTKVPRRAHTLEREVPGIEELLVSGRHPSMPAFPALLTAAPGHRGHQTCPHDPCEDPGPPAPVQLAKNWTFPNARAASGSSDPFLCPPRQLEGLPRTPMALPVDVDEKRSLEPSRPAPAPQGPAFGGSRTPSTSDVGEEGRVASGGAPGLETSESLSDSLYDSLSSCGSQG; from the exons ATGAGTGTGCCAGCCTGGGTGAGAAGGCAGAGACAG GGCCTGATGTCGGAGGCCATGGACCAGCCGGCCGGGAGCCCTGGAAACCCGAAGCCAGGAGAGGGTGGTGAGGGCAGCATGGAGCCGGGCACCTGCCAGGAGCTCCTGCACCGGCTGCGGGAGCTGGAG GCAGAGAACTCGGCACTCGCCCAGGCCAATGAAAACCAGCGGGAGACCTACGAGCGCTGTCTGGACGAG GTTGCCAACCATGTGGTGCAGGCGCTGCTGAACCAAAAG GACCTGCGGGAGGAGTGCATCAAGCTGAAGAAGAGGGTATTTGACCTGGAACGGCAGAACCAGATGCTGAGCGCcctgtttcagcagaaacttcagCTCACAGCAGGCTCCCTCCCTCAG ATCCCACTCGTCCCACTCCAGCTGCCTTCAGAGCCAccagcctctccctccctgaGCTCCGCTGAGGGACCGGCCACCTCGCTGCCTCTGGGGCGCTGTGCTGGGCAGAGAGAG GTGTGTTGGGAGCAGCAGCTGCGGCCAGGAGGCCCAGGACCCCCGGCCGCCCCATCCCCAGCGCTGGAGGCCCTATCCCCGTTCCTTCGAAAGAAAGCCCAGATCCTGGAGGTGCTGAGAGCCCTGGAAGAGACTGACCCCTTGCTTCTGTGCTCACCTGCCACCCCCTGGCCGCCTCCAGGCGAGGGTTCCGGCTCCCCAGAGCCCATCAATGGCGAGCTATGTGGCCCACCTCAGCCTGAACCCTCTCCCTGGGCCCCCTACCTGCTACTAGGTCCTGGTAGCCTGGGAGGCCTGCTGCACTGGGAGCGCCTCTTAGGGGGCCCAGGGGAGGAAGAGAGTGCTGGGCGGCCCTGGGGCCCTGGTAGGGGCTCCCCACAGGCCCAGGGCACCGGTTCCGGGCCACCCTGCGCCCCAGGCAGcagctcctcctcctcttctgatGAGGCAGGTGACCCCAACGAGGCACCCAGCCCTGACACCCTGCTCGGGGCCCTGGCCCGCAAACAGCTGAACCTGGGCCAGCTCCTCGAGGACACGGAGTCTTACCTACAGGCCTTCTTGGCCGGGGCCGCTTGCCCACTCGGCGGGGAACAGCCGGGTCCCAGGCAGCCATCCTCCCCAGACCAGGGGCCCCCACAGctgtccaagtccaaaggcctccCCAAGTCAGCTTGGGGAGGGGGTACCCCGGAGGCCCACAGGCCGGGCTTTGGTGCTACCTCAGAGGGCCAGGggcctctccccttcctcagcGTGTTCATGGGTGCAGGGGACGCCCCCCTGGGCTCACGGTCTGGCCACCCCCACTCCTCATCTCAGGTGAAAAGCAAGCTCCAAATTGGCTCCCCTTCTCCCGGGGAAGCCCAAGGACCCCTTCTGCCCTCTCCAGCCAGAGGCCTCAAGTTTCTAAAGCTGCCTCCAGCCTCAGAGAAGGTACCCAGCCCAGGGGGCCCCCAGCTCAGCCCCCAGCTCCCCCGGAACTCCCGAATCCCCTGTCGGAACAGTGGCTCAGACGGCAGCCCCTCCCCGCTGCCGGCCCGCAGGGGTCTGGGCGGAGGAGAGCTGTCCCCAGAGGGGGTGCAGGGTCTGCCCACCAGCCCGTCACCCTGCCCCACAACCCCAGATTCTGCACAGCTCAGACCTCCCCAGCCAGCCTTGTCCACTACGCTTTCCCCGGTACCAGTGGTGTCTCCTTGCTACGAGAACATTCTGGACCTTTCCCGGAGCACCTTTAGGGGGCCTTCCCCAGAGCCACCTCCATCCCCGCTGCAGGTGCCCACCTACCCACAACTAACTCTGGAGGTGCCACGGGCCCCTGAGGTCCTCAGAAGCCCTGGAGTCCCCTCCAGCCCTTGCCACCCAGAATCCTGCTCCTATGAGAGTGCCCAGGAGAAGAGTTTGGACAAGGCAGGCTCAGAGTCTCCCCACCCTGGCCGCAGGACCCCCGGCAGCTCGTCCAAGAAAACTGGTCAGGGGCCGGGCCGGCGACCTGGGGATCCTGGCTACACACCTCTGCGGGACAGACTAGCAGCCCTGGGGAAACTGAAGACTGGCCCCGAGGGGCCCCAGGGCCCAGAAAAGAATGGGGTGCCAGCTAGGCCTGGCACCGAGAAGGCCCGGGGAGGAGGGAAGTCAGGGGAGAGCACTGGAGACACAGCGCCCTCTGCCTCCAGGCCCCCTGAGCAGCCAGAAGCCAAGGGGGCCCTGCGGGGGGCCGTGGCCTTAGGCACAAGCAGCCTGAAGCAACAGGAATCTGGGCTCCTGGGGGACCCTGGGTCCCGAGTCTACTCTTCCCACTCCATGGGGGCCCGGGTGGACCTGGAGCCTGTCTCACCAAGGAGCTGCCTCACCAAAGTGGAGCTGGCCAAGAGCCGGCTGGCAGGGGCCCTGTGCCCCCAGGTACCCCGCACCCCTGCCAAAGTGCCAACCTCAACCCCCAGCCTCGGCAAGCCCAATAAGAGTCCCCATGGCAGCCCGACAAAGCTGCCTTCTAAGTCGCCCACCAAGGTGGTGCCCCGACCTGTGGCCCCACCAGCCACCAAGGAGCCCCCCAAGCCTGACAAGGGGAAGGGCCCACCCTGGGCAGACAGCAGCAGCACTACAGCCCAGCCCGCACCCCCAGCACCTGGCCCTGCCgacccaggcccaggccctgagGGGCGGGCCCCACACTCGGCCATTGAGGAGAAGGTGATGAAGGGCATCGAGGAGAACATGCTGCGGCTCCAGGGCCAGGAGCGGGCCCCCGGCACCGAGGCCAAGCACCGCAACGCTAGCAGCATCGCCAGCTGGTTCGGCCTTAAGAAGAGCAAGCTGCCAGCGCTGAACCGCCGCACAGAGGCCGCCAAGGGCAAGGAAGGGGCTGGTGGGGGCTCCCCGCTCCGGAAGGAGGTCAAGATGGAAGCCCGGAAGCTGGAGGCCGAGAGCCTCAACATCTCCAAGCTGATGGCCAAGGCGGAAGACCTGCGCCGGGCACTGGAGGAGGAGAAGGCCTACCTGAGCAGCAGGGCCCGGCCACGGCCCGGGGGACTAGCGCCAGGGCCCGGTGCAGGCCTGGGGCAGGTGCAGGGCCAGCTGGCCGGCATGTACCAGGGTGCGGACACCTTCATGCAGCAGCTGCTCAACAG GGTGGATGGCAAGGAGCTGCCCCCCAAGAGCTGGCGGGAGCCCAAACCTGAGTATGGCGATTTCCAGCCAGTGTCCTCTGACCCCAAGAACCCCTGGCCGGCCTGTGGGCCCCGAAATGGCCTGGTGGGCCCTCTTCAGGGCTGCGGAAAACCTCCTGGGAAG CCAAGCAGCGAGCCGGGGAGGCGGGAAGAGATGCCCTCAGAGGACAGTCTGGCTGAGCCAGTGCCCACCTCACATTTCACAG cctgtggCTCTTTGACTCGAACTCTGGACAGTGGCATTGGGACCTTCCCGCCCCCAGACCATGGCAGCAGTGGGACCCCCAGTAAGAATCTTCCCAAGACCAAGCCACCACGGCTGGAGCCCCCAGCCGGGGTGCCCCCAGCTCGGCCCCCACCCCTTACCAAAGTCCCCCGCCGTGCCCACACACTGGAGCGTGAGGTGCCTGGCATAGAGGAGCTGCTGGTGAGCGGGCGGCACCCCAGCATGCCGGCCTTCCCCGCCCTGCTCACCGCTGCTCCGGGCCACCGGGGCCATCAGACCTGTCCCCACG ATCCTTGTGAAGACCCAGGCCCTCCTGCTCCTGTCCAGCTGGCCAAGAACTGGACCTTCCCCAACGCGAGGGCAGCCAGCGGCTCCTCTGACCCTTTCCTATGCCCACCCCGACAACTGGAGGGGCTGCCCAGGACCCCCATG gccctgcccgTGGACGTGGACGAAAAGCGGAGCCTGGAGCCCAGCCGCCCAGCTCCTGCGCCCCAGGGCCCAGCGTTTGGGGGGAGCCGCACCCCCAGCACATCGGACGTGGGCGAGGAAGGGAGAGTGGCCAGTGGGGGTGCCCCGGGGCTGGAGACCTCAGAGTCTCTCAGTGACTCACTCTATGACTCGCTGTCCTCCTGCGGGAGTCAGGGCTGA
- the NCKAP5L gene encoding nck-associated protein 5-like isoform X8, with translation MSEAMDQPAGSPGNPKPGEGGEGSMEPGTCQELLHRLRELEAENSALAQANENQRETYERCLDEVANHVVQALLNQKDLREECIKLKKRVFDLERQNQMLSALFQQKLQLTAGSLPQIPLVPLQLPSEPPASPSLSSAEGPATSLPLGRCAGQREVCWEQQLRPGGPGPPAAPSPALEALSPFLRKKAQILEVLRALEETDPLLLCSPATPWPPPGEGSGSPEPINGELCGPPQPEPSPWAPYLLLGPGSLGGLLHWERLLGGPGEEESAGRPWGPGRGSPQAQGTGSGPPCAPGSSSSSSSDEAGDPNEAPSPDTLLGALARKQLNLGQLLEDTESYLQAFLAGAACPLGGEQPGPRQPSSPDQGPPQLSKSKGLPKSAWGGGTPEAHRPGFGATSEGQGPLPFLSVFMGAGDAPLGSRSGHPHSSSQVKSKLQIGSPSPGEAQGPLLPSPARGLKFLKLPPASEKVPSPGGPQLSPQLPRNSRIPCRNSGSDGSPSPLPARRGLGGGELSPEGVQGLPTSPSPCPTTPDSAQLRPPQPALSTTLSPVPVVSPCYENILDLSRSTFRGPSPEPPPSPLQVPTYPQLTLEVPRAPEVLRSPGVPSSPCHPESCSYESAQEKSLDKAGSESPHPGRRTPGSSSKKTGQGPGRRPGDPGYTPLRDRLAALGKLKTGPEGPQGPEKNGVPARPGTEKARGGGKSGESTGDTAPSASRPPEQPEAKGALRGAVALGTSSLKQQESGLLGDPGSRVYSSHSMGARVDLEPVSPRSCLTKVELAKSRLAGALCPQVPRTPAKVPTSTPSLGKPNKSPHGSPTKLPSKSPTKVVPRPVAPPATKEPPKPDKGKGPPWADSSSTTAQPAPPAPGPADPGPGPEGRAPHSAIEEKVMKGIEENMLRLQGQERAPGTEAKHRNASSIASWFGLKKSKLPALNRRTEAAKGKEGAGGGSPLRKEVKMEARKLEAESLNISKLMAKAEDLRRALEEEKAYLSSRARPRPGGLAPGPGAGLGQVQGQLAGMYQGADTFMQQLLNRVDGKELPPKSWREPKPEYGDFQPVSSDPKNPWPACGPRNGLVGPLQGCGKPPGKPSSEPGRREEMPSEDSLAEPVPTSHFTACGSLTRTLDSGIGTFPPPDHGSSGTPSKNLPKTKPPRLEPPAGVPPARPPPLTKVPRRAHTLEREVPGIEELLVSGRHPSMPAFPALLTAAPGHRGHQTCPHGECLGRGVGLSGSSTHHPPSPCPRIDPCEDPGPPAPVQLAKNWTFPNARAASGSSDPFLCPPRQLEGLPRTPMALPVDVDEKRSLEPSRPAPAPQGPAFGGSRTPSTSDVGEEGRVASGGAPGLETSESLSDSLYDSLSSCGSQG, from the exons ATGTCGGAGGCCATGGACCAGCCGGCCGGGAGCCCTGGAAACCCGAAGCCAGGAGAGGGTGGTGAGGGCAGCATGGAGCCGGGCACCTGCCAGGAGCTCCTGCACCGGCTGCGGGAGCTGGAG GCAGAGAACTCGGCACTCGCCCAGGCCAATGAAAACCAGCGGGAGACCTACGAGCGCTGTCTGGACGAG GTTGCCAACCATGTGGTGCAGGCGCTGCTGAACCAAAAG GACCTGCGGGAGGAGTGCATCAAGCTGAAGAAGAGGGTATTTGACCTGGAACGGCAGAACCAGATGCTGAGCGCcctgtttcagcagaaacttcagCTCACAGCAGGCTCCCTCCCTCAG ATCCCACTCGTCCCACTCCAGCTGCCTTCAGAGCCAccagcctctccctccctgaGCTCCGCTGAGGGACCGGCCACCTCGCTGCCTCTGGGGCGCTGTGCTGGGCAGAGAGAG GTGTGTTGGGAGCAGCAGCTGCGGCCAGGAGGCCCAGGACCCCCGGCCGCCCCATCCCCAGCGCTGGAGGCCCTATCCCCGTTCCTTCGAAAGAAAGCCCAGATCCTGGAGGTGCTGAGAGCCCTGGAAGAGACTGACCCCTTGCTTCTGTGCTCACCTGCCACCCCCTGGCCGCCTCCAGGCGAGGGTTCCGGCTCCCCAGAGCCCATCAATGGCGAGCTATGTGGCCCACCTCAGCCTGAACCCTCTCCCTGGGCCCCCTACCTGCTACTAGGTCCTGGTAGCCTGGGAGGCCTGCTGCACTGGGAGCGCCTCTTAGGGGGCCCAGGGGAGGAAGAGAGTGCTGGGCGGCCCTGGGGCCCTGGTAGGGGCTCCCCACAGGCCCAGGGCACCGGTTCCGGGCCACCCTGCGCCCCAGGCAGcagctcctcctcctcttctgatGAGGCAGGTGACCCCAACGAGGCACCCAGCCCTGACACCCTGCTCGGGGCCCTGGCCCGCAAACAGCTGAACCTGGGCCAGCTCCTCGAGGACACGGAGTCTTACCTACAGGCCTTCTTGGCCGGGGCCGCTTGCCCACTCGGCGGGGAACAGCCGGGTCCCAGGCAGCCATCCTCCCCAGACCAGGGGCCCCCACAGctgtccaagtccaaaggcctccCCAAGTCAGCTTGGGGAGGGGGTACCCCGGAGGCCCACAGGCCGGGCTTTGGTGCTACCTCAGAGGGCCAGGggcctctccccttcctcagcGTGTTCATGGGTGCAGGGGACGCCCCCCTGGGCTCACGGTCTGGCCACCCCCACTCCTCATCTCAGGTGAAAAGCAAGCTCCAAATTGGCTCCCCTTCTCCCGGGGAAGCCCAAGGACCCCTTCTGCCCTCTCCAGCCAGAGGCCTCAAGTTTCTAAAGCTGCCTCCAGCCTCAGAGAAGGTACCCAGCCCAGGGGGCCCCCAGCTCAGCCCCCAGCTCCCCCGGAACTCCCGAATCCCCTGTCGGAACAGTGGCTCAGACGGCAGCCCCTCCCCGCTGCCGGCCCGCAGGGGTCTGGGCGGAGGAGAGCTGTCCCCAGAGGGGGTGCAGGGTCTGCCCACCAGCCCGTCACCCTGCCCCACAACCCCAGATTCTGCACAGCTCAGACCTCCCCAGCCAGCCTTGTCCACTACGCTTTCCCCGGTACCAGTGGTGTCTCCTTGCTACGAGAACATTCTGGACCTTTCCCGGAGCACCTTTAGGGGGCCTTCCCCAGAGCCACCTCCATCCCCGCTGCAGGTGCCCACCTACCCACAACTAACTCTGGAGGTGCCACGGGCCCCTGAGGTCCTCAGAAGCCCTGGAGTCCCCTCCAGCCCTTGCCACCCAGAATCCTGCTCCTATGAGAGTGCCCAGGAGAAGAGTTTGGACAAGGCAGGCTCAGAGTCTCCCCACCCTGGCCGCAGGACCCCCGGCAGCTCGTCCAAGAAAACTGGTCAGGGGCCGGGCCGGCGACCTGGGGATCCTGGCTACACACCTCTGCGGGACAGACTAGCAGCCCTGGGGAAACTGAAGACTGGCCCCGAGGGGCCCCAGGGCCCAGAAAAGAATGGGGTGCCAGCTAGGCCTGGCACCGAGAAGGCCCGGGGAGGAGGGAAGTCAGGGGAGAGCACTGGAGACACAGCGCCCTCTGCCTCCAGGCCCCCTGAGCAGCCAGAAGCCAAGGGGGCCCTGCGGGGGGCCGTGGCCTTAGGCACAAGCAGCCTGAAGCAACAGGAATCTGGGCTCCTGGGGGACCCTGGGTCCCGAGTCTACTCTTCCCACTCCATGGGGGCCCGGGTGGACCTGGAGCCTGTCTCACCAAGGAGCTGCCTCACCAAAGTGGAGCTGGCCAAGAGCCGGCTGGCAGGGGCCCTGTGCCCCCAGGTACCCCGCACCCCTGCCAAAGTGCCAACCTCAACCCCCAGCCTCGGCAAGCCCAATAAGAGTCCCCATGGCAGCCCGACAAAGCTGCCTTCTAAGTCGCCCACCAAGGTGGTGCCCCGACCTGTGGCCCCACCAGCCACCAAGGAGCCCCCCAAGCCTGACAAGGGGAAGGGCCCACCCTGGGCAGACAGCAGCAGCACTACAGCCCAGCCCGCACCCCCAGCACCTGGCCCTGCCgacccaggcccaggccctgagGGGCGGGCCCCACACTCGGCCATTGAGGAGAAGGTGATGAAGGGCATCGAGGAGAACATGCTGCGGCTCCAGGGCCAGGAGCGGGCCCCCGGCACCGAGGCCAAGCACCGCAACGCTAGCAGCATCGCCAGCTGGTTCGGCCTTAAGAAGAGCAAGCTGCCAGCGCTGAACCGCCGCACAGAGGCCGCCAAGGGCAAGGAAGGGGCTGGTGGGGGCTCCCCGCTCCGGAAGGAGGTCAAGATGGAAGCCCGGAAGCTGGAGGCCGAGAGCCTCAACATCTCCAAGCTGATGGCCAAGGCGGAAGACCTGCGCCGGGCACTGGAGGAGGAGAAGGCCTACCTGAGCAGCAGGGCCCGGCCACGGCCCGGGGGACTAGCGCCAGGGCCCGGTGCAGGCCTGGGGCAGGTGCAGGGCCAGCTGGCCGGCATGTACCAGGGTGCGGACACCTTCATGCAGCAGCTGCTCAACAG GGTGGATGGCAAGGAGCTGCCCCCCAAGAGCTGGCGGGAGCCCAAACCTGAGTATGGCGATTTCCAGCCAGTGTCCTCTGACCCCAAGAACCCCTGGCCGGCCTGTGGGCCCCGAAATGGCCTGGTGGGCCCTCTTCAGGGCTGCGGAAAACCTCCTGGGAAG CCAAGCAGCGAGCCGGGGAGGCGGGAAGAGATGCCCTCAGAGGACAGTCTGGCTGAGCCAGTGCCCACCTCACATTTCACAG cctgtggCTCTTTGACTCGAACTCTGGACAGTGGCATTGGGACCTTCCCGCCCCCAGACCATGGCAGCAGTGGGACCCCCAGTAAGAATCTTCCCAAGACCAAGCCACCACGGCTGGAGCCCCCAGCCGGGGTGCCCCCAGCTCGGCCCCCACCCCTTACCAAAGTCCCCCGCCGTGCCCACACACTGGAGCGTGAGGTGCCTGGCATAGAGGAGCTGCTGGTGAGCGGGCGGCACCCCAGCATGCCGGCCTTCCCCGCCCTGCTCACCGCTGCTCCGGGCCACCGGGGCCATCAGACCTGTCCCCACGGTGAGTGCCTGGGCAGGGGGGTGGGCCTCTCTGGgagctccacccaccacccaccttcCCCTTGTCCCCGGATAGATCCTTGTGAAGACCCAGGCCCTCCTGCTCCTGTCCAGCTGGCCAAGAACTGGACCTTCCCCAACGCGAGGGCAGCCAGCGGCTCCTCTGACCCTTTCCTATGCCCACCCCGACAACTGGAGGGGCTGCCCAGGACCCCCATG gccctgcccgTGGACGTGGACGAAAAGCGGAGCCTGGAGCCCAGCCGCCCAGCTCCTGCGCCCCAGGGCCCAGCGTTTGGGGGGAGCCGCACCCCCAGCACATCGGACGTGGGCGAGGAAGGGAGAGTGGCCAGTGGGGGTGCCCCGGGGCTGGAGACCTCAGAGTCTCTCAGTGACTCACTCTATGACTCGCTGTCCTCCTGCGGGAGTCAGGGCTGA